A window of Candidatus Binatia bacterium genomic DNA:
GCCGACGATCACCGCGTCGAGGTTGACCAGACGCGTTGCTGTGAGGGCTGCAATGTCGGCCAGCGAACCGACACCGCCCGAGGCTGTCACCGGAACGTCGACCTCCCGGGCGAGCGCCTCCGTGGCAGCCACATTGACCCCCTCCTCCGTGCCGTCGCGGCTGATGTCGGTGTAGATGATGCGGCAGGCGCCGTCAGCCGCCGCGCGGCGGGCCAACTCCGCCGCCGTCGTCGCGCTGGTTTTCGTCCAGCCCTGCACGGCGACGCGTCCGTCACGGGCGTCGATGCCGACCGCAATACGCCCTGGAAAGCGCCGGCACGCCTCGGCGACAATCTCCGGGTGCGTCAGTGCCGCGGTACCGAAGATCACCCGGTCGACCCCGCTGGCAAGCAAAGCCTCGGCCCGCCCCACCGTGCGCACGCCGCCGCCGACCTCGATCGAAATCGGCAGCGCCCGACACAACGCGGCAATCGCCGCGCCGTTGACCGGCTCGCCGGCGACTGCACCGTCCAGATCGACGACGTGGAGGTACTCGGCGCCCTCCGACACCCACCGCTCGCCCATGGCCACCGGGTCGTCACCGTAGACGGTTTCCGCGTTCAGATCGCCGCGCAACAACCGTACGCAGCGTCCAGCTTTGAGGTCAATGGCGGGAACGATCAGCATCATGGGCAGAAGGGGCGAAGGCGACGAATTACCAGTAAAGAATAGAGGGTGAACAATACAGTGGGAATGAAGAAAGCGGAACGGGAAATGAAGAAGGAACCGAGACCGTCGCGCCGGTGGCGGTCCCGCATCCTCCCCATCCACCCCGAAGCGGGGCCACACCCCAACGCCGCCCCCAAAAAGCCCGAAGGGATTCGTTCGAGTAGCCGGAGGCTTGAGCCTCCGGCGGGGCGTCCCCGGCGGCCCCCCGCCGGCCGGAAACTCAAGGCACTCCCGGCCGGAGGCTCAAGCCTCCGGCTACTCCCACCAAGCCCTGGCGGGCTCATCTTCCGCATCTATCCTCGGCGGTCCGGTTACGTAATATGGAGTCGTGGCCGCCCCAACGCCGCCCCCAAAAAGCCCGAAGGGATTCGTTCGAGTAGCCGGAGGCTTGAGCCTCCGGCGGGGCGTCCCCGGCAACTGTCCTCACGGGTCGATGTTAAGGGTCTCCTTCCGAGAGCCGATGTGGTTACGCCCGTCGTTGTCCATCAGCGCGACACCGAAGACGTACGCATTTCCGGGCGTAAACCGTGCATCATCGTCGTGGCCTGTGTCGAGCAGGCGGACCATGAGAACGCGGTAGTTGGTCCGCGTCACGTCGACTACGAGCTCGTACTCGACGTTCGACTGCGTCACGATGTCGGCGGCGCTGCCCGTCGGGGGCTTCAAGTAGTAGCCGGGCACGCCGGACATCCCGCGCAGCCGTGCCAACAGGTCGGTCTTCTCCTGCTCCGTCAGGCTGGCGAAAGCTGCTGCGCCGGGATGCGACGACGCCGCGATATCCTCCCCGAGCTCCGCGCGCGAGCGGCGGGTGAACTCCACCTTGTTGAGTGCCGTGGCAAAGCCGCCTTGTCCCACGTTTCCGTGACACCCGGCGCACTTCGCCCCGTAAGTGGTATCGCCGAGGGCGGCGTTTCCTTCGAAGGGCATGCGAAAACCGTCGAGGATTACGTATGCCGGATCCAGCGCCAGCTCGTGACCGTCCCAGCGTACAAACACCTGGGGGGTGCCGTCCCATTCAGTCGCCGGGCCGGAGCGATCGTTACCTCCCGAGGGCCGGTTGCGCTGCTCGATGCCGGTGCCAGCGTCATCCGTGCGGCCACGGTCGGGTGCGGACACCTGGTCGGCGACGTGACCCAGCGGTTCGGAACGCGACGCCTTCCAATGCCAGATGTCGACCTTGCCGGTTTGCGGGCGCATGTCGAGGCCCGCGGTACCGACGACGTGACATGATGCCGCGCAGCCGGCGTTGGCAAAGGTGCCGAACTCGCTCTCCGCCGACTCGATCTCGAAAGCCAATCCGATCTTGTCGTCGTTGAGCTGCGACGTCCACGCGGCAGCCGACTCGCCGGCCTTCAGTGGGTCGGCCGGCCCATTAAAGAGCCAGCGCCGCCGATCCCGGTTGAAGCTGCGGTCATTCCACTCGGCAAGAATGTACAGCTTCGTGCCATCGTGAACGGCCCGTAGTTTCAGGCCAGCCGGCTGGCCATCGTTGAAGTCGGCGGAACCGTTGTACGTGCCGGACATGTTCAGCTGCCCGTCGCCATACACGAGGTTGGTGACCATGTTGGCCAGTGTGGGTTCGAACGCCGGCATCGCACTCCACGCCGGATCATCTATACCAGTCGGCGGCCCCGCCACTCGCGCCGCCCGCAAAACGCTCGGCGGCGCCGGGCATCCGTTTTGCGCGTAGGTAACCGCCAGGATGATTTCATCCACCGTGACCTGCCCATCGACGACGGAATCGAAGATCGGGCACTCACTCAGTTGCGCGCTGCCCAGTGCGATGTTCACGCCGATGATGATTTCGTCGATGGTCACTTCGGCATCCCCGTTGCAATTGCCGACGCACACCCCGTCCTGTGCGGCGGCAACCCCGGGGCCTGCGATCGCCGCTCGCGAACTGGCTGCCATCAGCCTGTGTGTGGCTTGCGAAAAGAGCGGCACCCCCAGCGTGAACGCGAGGGCCGCACTCCATACCCAGGTCCAGGACACTAACTTCGATCGCTTCATGGGTTCCCCTCCTCCGGTTGTGGCCATACCCAGCAAGTGTCAGGCCGTTCGTCAGGCCTAGGTTTCCACACGCGCCTCCCGCCGCAACAACCAGACGTTGTCCGCCCGTCGCACGGGAAGGAAGGGCGAGTTCTCACGAATGGGAATCCGCCCCCCCCCACCATGGCTGCCTGGATTCGGGATGGCTGAAGAATACCGCCCTTCACGGCTGACCGCCGGGATGTCCTCGCGTACCGTACCAGGAGTGCCGTCGTCCCCTGCGTCCGCCCCATCACGAACGCCCCGGACGCCCGACCTCCAGCGGCGCCACCCCGGACACGGTGTAGCTGCCGTCGGCGTGTAGAACGACCTCACAGGCCGGCACGGTAAAGAGGTCGGCGAGGCGGTAGCGATCAGTGAGCAGGTGGAGGCGCTGGTTGGCGGAGCCGAGCAGGCCGCGGCCGGTGCGCTGGCTGGCGACGTAGCGGCCGGCGACGAGGACGTCGACGCGGGCGAGAATCGCCGCCCCGAGCGACAGACGGCGGATCTCGGCGAGCGTGCAGCCGGAAAAGACGAGCCGACTCAGGCCGGAGCCGCCCAGATGTTGCCCAAGCCGGGTGACGACTGCCCAGCCGTGGGGTTTGGCCATTCCAGGGCAACCCAAAAGAGCCCGGAGGGCTTCGTCAGAGTAGCCGGGGGCTTGAGCCTCCGGCTAACGCCGCCGCCAAAAAAGAGCCCGGAGGGCTTCGTCAGAGTAGCCGGAGGCTTGAGCCTCCGGCCAACGCCGCCGCCAAAAAAGAGCCCGGAGGGCTTCGTCAGAGTAGCCGGGGGCTTGAGCCTCCGGCCAACGCCGCCGCCAAAAAAGAGCCCGGAGGGCTTCGTCAGAGTAGCCGGAGGCTTGAGCCTCCGGCTAACGCCGCCGCCAAAAAAGAGCCCGGAGGGCTTCGTCAGAGTAGCCGGGGGCTTGAGCCTCCGGCCAACGCCGCCGC
This region includes:
- the hisA gene encoding 1-(5-phosphoribosyl)-5-[(5-phosphoribosylamino)methylideneamino]imidazole-4-carboxamide isomerase codes for the protein MLIVPAIDLKAGRCVRLLRGDLNAETVYGDDPVAMGERWVSEGAEYLHVVDLDGAVAGEPVNGAAIAALCRALPISIEVGGGVRTVGRAEALLASGVDRVIFGTAALTHPEIVAEACRRFPGRIAVGIDARDGRVAVQGWTKTSATTAAELARRAAADGACRIIYTDISRDGTEEGVNVAATEALAREVDVPVTASGGVGSLADIAALTATRLVNLDAVIVGKALYSGAVSLREAIRTSRSAPPQTPQT
- a CDS encoding ethylbenzene dehydrogenase-related protein, which translates into the protein MKRSKLVSWTWVWSAALAFTLGVPLFSQATHRLMAASSRAAIAGPGVAAAQDGVCVGNCNGDAEVTIDEIIIGVNIALGSAQLSECPIFDSVVDGQVTVDEIILAVTYAQNGCPAPPSVLRAARVAGPPTGIDDPAWSAMPAFEPTLANMVTNLVYGDGQLNMSGTYNGSADFNDGQPAGLKLRAVHDGTKLYILAEWNDRSFNRDRRRWLFNGPADPLKAGESAAAWTSQLNDDKIGLAFEIESAESEFGTFANAGCAASCHVVGTAGLDMRPQTGKVDIWHWKASRSEPLGHVADQVSAPDRGRTDDAGTGIEQRNRPSGGNDRSGPATEWDGTPQVFVRWDGHELALDPAYVILDGFRMPFEGNAALGDTTYGAKCAGCHGNVGQGGFATALNKVEFTRRSRAELGEDIAASSHPGAAAFASLTEQEKTDLLARLRGMSGVPGYYLKPPTGSAADIVTQSNVEYELVVDVTRTNYRVLMVRLLDTGHDDDARFTPGNAYVFGVALMDNDGRNHIGSRKETLNIDP
- a CDS encoding radical SAM protein, whose product is MAKPHGWAVVTRLGQHLGGSGLSRLVFSGCTLAEIRRLSLGAAILARVDVLVAGRYVASQRTGRGLLGSANQRLHLLTDRYRLADLFTVPACEVVLHADGSYTVSGVAPLEVGRPGRS